The segment aaacctcaacaaacacctgcaaagaacacatgctaaggtgaagctaacgcacagctatttgtttatatcacgtagtctgttcttcttctctgttttccggttgttgcctgttttgaatgacgaatacacactaccgccgcctgctggtaaggagagttattgccactcacgcatgcgcagttcgtacgtgctcggctgaagtctttgcggtgtctggttccagtgcaacacatggccaacacgcaggagaacacgccgacgcaacagcgtgagcagagatagactgcacaaaatatacagatagcaggagacagaggacagccacggtcagagaggaaaacattcaggatctggatcagtcttatgcgacaatggaaactgaactaaagagaacatttgaaactttagcagtctgcgtgatctgcctgcagggaggggcgggccggccctgcgagtaaagtaacgagtaactttatgtagagagtaacgaagtagtgtaatgcattacttttttttttagtaacgactccATCTCTGCAATATTACCCCTCTCACCTGGCTCCATTTGAAAGAAAATCTACAATTGCTCTTATATCCCATCGTACTTGGCGACAAAATCAAAGAATACACAAGTCGGAGCTGATGTGATGTGTTCGTCTCCCTTTACTTTCTCCATATACTCTTGAAAAAACACATGAATACAAGCTTGGTTTAGTATTGCTGGGTAAGATGAGGTGAACTTCCacattgatgtgtgtgtgtgagagaatgaTACAAAAAAGTTGGTTTAAAGTTCAGGACGCCAAGACTTAGCTGTCCTTGTGTAACGTCTGGTGGAGATGGAGATAGAGTTGTTTCTTTGTGAGGAGCTGCAGTTTCTTCCTCTTGAAGTCTGTGGGCTTCTTGTACCTGAAAGATAACAGTATGAATTTCATGACACAATGGCATCCTTTATAATCATTATTGTTCGTTGACTCACAGTTCGATGACGATGGGGCCGGGTTTGATCTCGTCCATTTCCATGAAGGCAAAACACTTAGTGCTGGTGAAACCCTTTTTAGGTTTGTAGTGCTTGAATTCAAAGAAGATAGCTGCTCCTGGaagaatgaagaacaacaaattgTGAGTGTTAACAAACTTTATAATTACCTTTCTGCATACTGAAAGTATCGATTCGACTGGCAATGAAAACCCATATTTTTCATACTGTCaacaaaccaaaaacaaatatgtgCTCATCTCTCACGGTGACAAAGTATTTTTTAGGCTAACACTGCACTGTTTCCTATACCATAACCTATGGGATTTCTTCATAGGATTATGGATTAGTGCAACAAATAAACTAATAACTAATAAACAAATACCCGTTTTGTCAGCAAGATAATCTTCCCATAAAAAAATACCCTTTATGAAATTGCCAAAGGCTATACACAAACTACATCACAGTCCTAGTACTTCTGATCTGTGTCCCTCACAACCTCTCCAGTCTCATGTAGCCACTTTTCTTAGCAGCCCCCTTTATCAAGACACGTACCTAGAACAAAACGTGCCAATCTCAtaggcttgtgttaaccactgaCCTTGTTTCAGGCATCTAacgaaaaatccataaaaaaaaaaacacaacttcTAATACTATAATGAATTACGAATTTCAGACACGAATGAACAGATATTTGGCGTAAACTGTTCATCCATGCATGCATGCTGGAGTGCAGCAGTGTGACTCGTTGATGTTTCTTATAGTTTCTGGACAACAGTGGGGATACATCAGGCTTTGGCATCACAGACAGTAATTGTTAGGGATCAGTTCATTGTTGGTTTTGATCTTTATTGGGAGTTGTTGACTATAGGAATGTGACTTTGGTTAATCTGTCAGGTACCTTTTGGTATTTTCTCCACGTGTCTCTGGATATCCACGTCCACACTGAAGTGGATGTAGGTATCTTCCTTCCTGGAGGCCACAGGTGTGTCCTGCACTGGGTATACATCTAAGCCGTTCAAATCTgcaggagagaaacacagaacatGCGCTTGATGTTTTTGGCACATTCAGAAATGTTATCCTCAGATTATTTTCAGGGTGAAATGAGTAGACGGTGACCTTTGAGACTGACGGTCATGTACGGGTCGATGCACTGCCCGGCATCCTTCAACCCAATTTTTTCAATCTTTAGTGTTAGTAGTGTCATCCCATGCTCTGATGGTAACCGTGGCAACAAGGTACCTGCAGAGGACAAAGGTTACGGACATTAACAGTTGCCATAACAACAGGTGGTGACATCACTGGACCACAGAGTAGCCAATAGCAGAAAATGTTTTCAGAAGCGTGCTTTATAAGATTATATTGAAGGATTTTTTGTTAGAAACCATCTAAATATTAAAAGTTAAAACGGCTCTACAGACTGTATAGAGTGAAATTAATGTTAATGTTTAAAGGGGCCTTGTTATGCTAATTTGCAGGTTCATATTTGAGTCAAAAGTCAACTCTGGTACTCTGCTTTATTCACATTTATTGTCAATTCAGCAACAAGCTGTGATTTTACGCTGATAAAATCCCCTCTCTCATGCAGAACTGAACACATTCGGATGCTGTCGATAAAAAGGCGTACCTTGCGAAGCTGCAAATGAAGCAGGCAGGAATGAGCGATGAAGCCATGCACAGCCCCgacagagagaatcaaagagaCAAACGGTCAAACAAACAGCCCTCAGGAACAGGACAACACAACAAGTCAAACTTCCCTCAAACAGCGGGTGTGTTTTATTAGGTGGTACAGTACCAGGGGCTCGGGGGGGGAAAGCCTCAGTGCTCCCTGCTCCTGCGGcagcatcctcctcctccagctccagGTGCTCCTCCTCACCTGGAGCAAGGATTCTCCTGGCAGTAGAGGAATGGATTAGAAAATACTCAGCAGAATATTCTGTAAAATGCTTATGAGATGTTTCGTGGCGGACATTTACCTTAAGGGCACTGGCTGCACGTCAAAGGGAAATGCTTTGTTGTACGTCAGAATATTTTGAATGACTGTTGACACAATGAGAAAGCTCAGTATTAATGGAAACGACAGGAGGAGTAACAGGTAGGGTTTTGAATCCCAGTCGCTCCACTTACTGGTTTCCAGTTTCTTCAGCTCTTCTAACTTGAAGTCCTCCTTGGACTGTGTGCACTACAGAAGAGCAGACACATGTAATACATCTCTGCAAAAGTGAATTGAGAAGAAAATAGGACATTTCTTTGTTGACTCAGAAAGAACCACAACACCTCCTTGAACGTTGAAGGTAACAGTATGATGAATAATTTCCCCTTTCGGAATGTATTGTTCTATATGACCGAAAATGTCGTATTTACTTATTGATCCTCATAATTAtgttcttgttgttttcatctcTCTGTAAAGCACTGTCATAAATTGGCTAGACTTTCTGTAAAGCTGTAGATATTAACCTGTTTTGTGCCATTCATATTTCATACAGACTCAAAAACAATGCCACAAACCTGCAGACTGCCACTTCTCATCTCCAGACATGATGCAATTTTTCCTAAGGTTttctaaaaaaagaaagaaacaggTTAGTTAATGCAGGATCCTTGAATGAACAGTCCAACGGTAAAAAGAGATGTAAGGATTACCTTCTGCTCCTCTGTGAAGTCTGATGAATTTGTTGACTGGACCTCTTTTTGCAGTTGTCTCGCTAAACTAAACAACACAGAGGTTTGTTAATGCTTTGCAGCAAAAGGAGGCGAAATTATGTGTGTTTGCGCccccttctgttaaaaaaatatgattttatgataTTAAAAGCAATTTCAGAAAAACAAAACACGAATGTATTGACAAagcaaatcacatatttaaaaaatgtgtttaaacTAGGACCATATAGATATAGTCTGAAAGCAGGAAAACATTCCTACAGAGGAAAACCCACCCATAACAATGAGAGGGTGTGGCTGACTATTTCTCAATACTGTACTGCATGAGATATAATGAAACACATTGTACGCAGATATGCAGGGTTTTTTCTCCACAGACAGGCGTTGTGAAAGGTTTTTCCATGCACACATACTGCTGGTGGATGAATCTGGGATGCAACATcctccacatacacacacacacactcttgtgCTGCCTCTGCAACAACTGCCACATCACGTCATAGATGGGAAGGGTTTGTTTACTGCTGAGAGGAGCTGACTGAACTTCTTGTGAAGACCATTGCACCCACTGTCTACATGCTGTAATCTCCCTGCACATCTAAGGTTTTTTAAGGAAAAGTGGGGGGAAAAGCATGCCCTGCCGAATAAAACAGCTGTATGGAGAGGCAGGATACACATGTTGAATGTGACTTACATTTGGTATTCATCTATAGCCTCCACTAATTGTCCCCAGGAGTCAAAGTCTGTGCCTTTCCTAAAACTGGCGTGCCATTTCTGAATAGTCTTGTTGACATCAGACATGTTGGCGGGGCGGATACTGGCGGCTCTCTCAGGGCAGCATAGCCGGGGAGGAGGCTCATCTACGGGGCTTCAGCGGCGGTGGCAGCGGCGTCTTCAGGCCGGTTCTCTGCTGCTCCGGAGCCGCACAGATACACCAGTGACAACCCGACCAAGCCCTTTCTGCCTACAGTATCGCATCCGCAGTAGAAAGGAAGTCCCGCCCGGGGAAGAGGGGTGCGCTCGTTATGGGAGACAGGGTACCCCGAGTGGACGGCAACGGGATGTGTGTCGTGTTGGTTGCAAAAAGCAAGGTCTTTCAATTTAAAGGCGCAATCAGTATTTTTGGGAGAGTATACATTTGCTAGGAGCAGCGATGGAAGAAATACTCTGTAAAAATTGGAAGTGGAAGGAAAGTCTTTCATGCACAtttttgtaaaaataaaacacaacctTGTGATGGAAAACAAATAATGTAAGTAATTATATTAACGTATTTTTTATGATACTGATGTTGTTTTGAGAtacttttacattttaagaaagttCTCATtattctttatattatttagcTATTTATTCGTttgcttttttttcttcaaaaataataaataatatatatgtttgtATTAATGCATACCTAGCTGTTAACAAATGATGTGACATGTTTGTATTTTACCTTTAAATTTGACTCTTAAAGTGGAGTTAGTTACCAAGGTAATTTAATGTCGACTGGTCAATTGATTTAAATTAAAGATTAGTTTCACTCTCGCTTTTATTTTTGGAAACAAACACACGTTTTCCGGTTTGGCACCGTCATTCTCTAATCTCTAGCTTGACATTGtggtggctaacgttagctacagGTTCACTGTGAAGGAACTCCACAGTTAGCGATGTGTTTCAGGTCGTTGTAGCCCCTGGCAGGATGAAATAAGATGGACACTGTAACAACAGACTCGTCTGCGGCTGAGGAGGATGTATATTCAGACTCTGAGGTTTTATGTTTGATGAGAGTCGGAAGATATGCGGACTGGCTTCGCTTGTTTGAAAACACTGAGGTGCAGTTTGCTAATGCTAGCTAACTAACGCTAGTTAATTTACCACGTAATAAAACTTTATCAAGTTTAGGATTCTTCACATGAAATACATTCCTGGTTTACTTTTATTGTTGTCGTTCTCTTTGTATATCGTTATGTACATGAACTGTAAGCTGCACAGTAACTGACTGTTGTTGACGTGTTGTCTGACTCCAGATAACCATAGGACGGGGTCTCGATGTAACTTACCAAGTGCTGTCTCCAAGCTGTGCTCTGATGATCTCCAGACTGCACTGCACATTCAAGCAAAGGGAAGATGGACAGTGGACAGTCACAGACAAGAAGGTAAGGTTAAAGTCTTTATTAGaatgtttctttttttgatttcgCTACATACACAAATGATATGTAATGAGCAAATCATTAAAGGTGTAGAAAATACAGACACAAACCATAGGGACTAGAGAACTAGAGTCTATGATAAAGGACCTTTTTATGGTAATGAGTTTATATTAGAACTGCAAGTGGAAActgattcattattattattattcagttATTTTTCATGAAAAAAGCGCAGAATTTTCAGCCTCTCAAATATAGTAATTTcctaattttatttttttattatattacaATAAAATGAATATGTTTTGGACTGAAAAACAAGTGTCCACTGATTAGCTACCGTTTTAAATATTTGCACAGCTGTCCAGTTTCTGTAACAATACTGCACATATTTGATTGTATTATCAGAGTATTTTGTCATTTTATACTGTACGTAGTTTTTTTGGTATATCCATATTTAATGTAATTATTTCTCTATAGTTTATTGCTATAATAGTTTATATTATACTTGAATTTGTTGGACCTTTTTCTTACAATTTATCTTCTTTATTTGTGTTTATGTATGCACTGTATACACCAAGGAAAGTTCCTCGTATGTGTTATCCTACTAGcgataaacctgttaatgatTCTGTATCCTTTTGATATTCTCTGTCTATGAATGTTACATTTCACTGCAGGCACTGAATACATTGCTGCTTTTTCCGTCAGACTCCCAACGGTGTATGGGTGAATGGAAAGCGCATATCCGCTgaagaaccacatcatctgagGATCGGAGACTCCATACAACTTGGAGTTCCTATAACTGGAACCTTCGTGGAGTTTGACTACATCCTGGTCCAGCGGCGCCTGAAAGACATTAAACACTACCTGACAAAGCGACGCAAAAATAGCAAGAAGTCCAAGAGGAAGTTGACCGTGGAAGAGGTTGAGCCGTCGACCTCAAAGCCCAAACTCTACCGCTGCTCCTCTGGTGACAAGTCGTTTGCAAAGCCCTGCCCTCTGTCACCAGTGAAGTGGCAGCCGAGGCTCAGTCACAGCCAGCCGGAGGAAACCGGACCCAATTTGCAGATGTAAGACAAACCTTGTGCtttttatcattttattttattatcattacaTTTGCATCAGTTTTCCTTAAAGATACATCCAgctaaatgttgtttttttattaaggTAATTGGACAGTTTCATCTCCCTTTTTGAAGTATAATATGTAACATGTTAAATGTCTTAAAACAATTAGacctatatattttatttagttgAGTTGAGTTGttgattttttaaaaaaaaggaatgaatgtattttatgtgtataaattgttatgctataatatatatatataatatatagatgaactcagacgatttctaaaaaacatcaggtaggattttctgtgaaatggcaagatgggtgggaagagggggggacggggtggcatgggaaa is part of the Pseudochaenichthys georgianus chromosome 24, fPseGeo1.2, whole genome shotgun sequence genome and harbors:
- the aida gene encoding axin interactor, dorsalization-associated protein isoform X2, which translates into the protein MSDVNKTIQKWHASFRKGTDFDSWGQLVEAIDEYQILARQLQKEVQSTNSSDFTEEQKKTLGKIASCLEMRSGSLQCTQSKEDFKLEELKKLETIIQNILTYNKAFPFDVQPVPLRRILAPGEEEHLELEEEDAAAGAGSTEAFPPRAPGTLLPRLPSEHGMTLLTLKIEKIGLKDAGQCIDPYMTVSLKDLNGLDVYPVQDTPVASRKEDTYIHFSVDVDIQRHVEKIPKGAAIFFEFKHYKPKKGFTSTKCFAFMEMDEIKPGPIVIELYKKPTDFKRKKLQLLTKKQLYLHLHQTLHKDS
- the aida gene encoding axin interactor, dorsalization-associated protein isoform X1, which translates into the protein MSDVNKTIQKWHASFRKGTDFDSWGQLVEAIDEYQILARQLQKEVQSTNSSDFTEEQKKTLGKIASCLEMRSGSLQCTQSKEDFKLEELKKLETIIQNILTYNKAFPFDVQPVPLRRILAPGEEEHLELEEEDAAAGAGSTEAFPPRAPASQGTLLPRLPSEHGMTLLTLKIEKIGLKDAGQCIDPYMTVSLKDLNGLDVYPVQDTPVASRKEDTYIHFSVDVDIQRHVEKIPKGAAIFFEFKHYKPKKGFTSTKCFAFMEMDEIKPGPIVIELYKKPTDFKRKKLQLLTKKQLYLHLHQTLHKDS